The DNA window GCGCGTTCGAAACAAACAGATCTTCGCCGCTGTAAGGCGTGCCATCGCGAAACGCACGCATGGTCAATCCGTCCTGTCCCGATGTCGAGGGCTGGTCCAAATAGCGCGGATAGATCGTACTCACGAGTATGTCCGGCGCCATTGCATCGTGATGCGCGGCAATCGACAGGAAGATCCGGTCGATCGGCTGCATTGCCTCTTCTTCCACGGTATCGGCGCTGACGCGCTTCGGGGCGTCGGGGACTTCAAGCGAGGGATAAGAGAAGCTGAGATCGACGCGTTCCTGCGGTCCCGAATGGCGCTGGATCTTCATGCGGATCGCCTTTGGCGGCACGTTGAAGAGGGTGGCTCCGATGCTGACCGGCAAGCGGTCCGGTCCGTTCGAAGCCTGCGTTTCCCAGGTCGGCCACAGCAGGTAGGCGACCAAGGCGATCGCGCCGGCGGCAATCGCACCTGCGACAATGATCGGAACCAAGTGGCTGTGGCGCTGGCGCGAGCGGCGGACGATATACTGGGCCGTTGAGAGATATGTCATGAACGCAGTGTCGTTAGGGACATCAGAAGAAGAACCGAATCACTTGCGAATATGCCATGCGGTGACCGAATTTCCGCGCGACGTGACGCGATCCATGCCGCGCGAGCCATGTGCCGAGCGCGGTTCCGGCCGGCGGCGTTAACCCTTCCTTAAGGATAGTGTGGCGGCCGGCGGCTAATTTTGCGAAGCAACGGGGGTTCGTTGTGGTGTGGAAAATCCCCGATGTCACCTGATGCGTTGAATTCCCTGTTCTCCCTTTGCATCGGCTTCGCGCTGGCCGGGGCATTGGCCAGCGGATATCAGGCGCTGGTGCAGCGCCCGGCGGGCTTTGGCTTGCTGCAGGATGGGGTAGCTCCAAGGACATTCGCCGCGGTGCCGTTCCTGGTCTTTGCTGCACCCTTTATCATCATGCGAAACACGTTGCGCGGCGCGCGGATCGAACGCCGCCGGTTCGAATTCGTGATGATGGCGACGGTGCTGGCGGGGTTCTGGAGCCTGATGTCCGGAACGTTCTTCCTGATGACGTTGCGTGCCGCGGGCCTGCTGGCCTGAACCTCCGATTTTGTTTTGATGCGTGTCTTGAGGCGAGCCGGTACCGGCTTCGCTTGAAAACGCTGTGGCCGCCATGCAAAGGTCTTCCTCGAACAGGAGATTGAGTAAGCATGGCGATCTACGAACTTGACGGGCAGGCGCCCGAACTGCCCGCGGACGGAAATTACTTTATCGCCGACACGGCTACCGTGATCGGCAAGGTGCGTTTGCTGAATTCCGCCAGCGTGTGGTTCGGCGCGGTGCTGCGCGGCGACAATGAATGGATCGAGATCGGCGAAGGCTCCAACGTGCAGGATAATTCGACCTGCCACACCGATCGGGGCTTTCCGCTGACGATCGGAAAGAATTGCACGGTCGGTCACAACGTGATCCTGCACGGCTGTACGCTCGAAGACGGAGCGCTGGTCGGGATGGGCTCGATCGTGATGAACGGTGCCAAGATCGGCCGCGGCAGCATCGTCGGCGCGGGATCTGTAATCACCGAAGGCAAACAATTCCCCGAGCACTCCCTGATCATCGGTGCGCCGGCGCGCGTGATCCGCACCCTCGAACCCGCGCAGGTCGCAGCGATGGGAAGTGCTGCGAAATTCTACCAGTCGAACGGCCCGCGTTTCAAAAGCGGCCTGAAAAAGATCGGCTGAGCGCTGCTTCAGCTGCCCTCGGATTCGTCGGCTTCGGCCGGGCCGGCGATTTCCTCGTGACCAGCGGCCCACAGCGCATGCTCCTGGCTGCCGTCCTGATAGGGGTTGCCTCCCGCCGGAATATTTTCTCGGGCGGCGCGCTGGCCTTGCTCAAACGGATCGGGATCGGTGGTCATGATTTCGTTTTCCTGGTCAGGCTCGATCTCGTTTTGCGGGGCGCTTGGTTGGCGACACCGTCTTCAGGTTCGCCGTCTTCGAGTTCGCGGCACTCTTGCGAAGCGCATCCTTGAGATCGACGGGAATGCCATGCTTCTTTAGCACATCGGCAAAGGCTTCGTCCGCCAATTCCTGAATCGTCGCCATGCGGTCGCGGCCGAGCTGCTTCAGCTTATCGAAGGTTTCGTCGTCGAAAGCGATCAATTTGCGCACCCGTCAGTCTGCTCCTGCGCCGCAGCGGACGCCGATCCAATCGCCATCGAGCAGAATTGTTCCCGCGAGGAACTGACGATTTGCTTGGCCGTTAGCTCGCATAAGGAGATTTTCCAATGAACAGGACAACCGTAGCGGCCGCCCTTACTGCAATCGTCCTCCTGACGTCGCCCGTTGCTGCGTTCGCGCAAAGTGCCGGCGGAGCCGCGAGCGGGGCCTCGGCGGGCAGCGGCACGGCCGCGGGTTCGCCGAACGCCGGTTCGGCCGGAGCAGGGACGGCCGGCGTCAGCGGCGTGCCGTCCGGGCCGGCGAATGTCGGCGGCCTCAATAACTCCGGCAACGACCCGAGCGGCGCCGGCAATCCATCGAAGGTTGTGTCGCAGCCGGCATCCGGCACCAACAGCGCCGGCACGGCGAACGCATCGGGCTCGCCTGCGACTTCGAGCGCCAACTTAAATTCGGGCGCTGGTGTCACCACAGGCGCAGCGGGATCGGCTTCCGGTAGCGGCGCAAGCGCCGGTTCATCGACGCGGCGCGAAGACACGGACGCTGCGATCAAGGCCGAAGATCGACAGCTCGACAGCAAGCTCAAAAGTATTTGCCGAGGCTGTTGATTAACCAACCGCGACCAATTGCATGAGGTCGCGGAGAATTGAGCAAGACTCCTCGTGGATGATGCCACAGGAGGGCCTACATTCGGAGCGTAATCCGGCTCTGGGAGTCGTGATGCTGAGAGCCCATTTCTGATCATGGAGAGATGATGATGTTGCGTAAAACCTTTCTAGCGTTGGCAGCAGCCGCTTCGATTGGCCTGC is part of the Bradyrhizobium canariense genome and encodes:
- a CDS encoding DUF6949 family protein produces the protein MSPDALNSLFSLCIGFALAGALASGYQALVQRPAGFGLLQDGVAPRTFAAVPFLVFAAPFIIMRNTLRGARIERRRFEFVMMATVLAGFWSLMSGTFFLMTLRAAGLLA
- a CDS encoding gamma carbonic anhydrase family protein, whose protein sequence is MAIYELDGQAPELPADGNYFIADTATVIGKVRLLNSASVWFGAVLRGDNEWIEIGEGSNVQDNSTCHTDRGFPLTIGKNCTVGHNVILHGCTLEDGALVGMGSIVMNGAKIGRGSIVGAGSVITEGKQFPEHSLIIGAPARVIRTLEPAQVAAMGSAAKFYQSNGPRFKSGLKKIG